A window of Chryseobacterium viscerum contains these coding sequences:
- a CDS encoding endonuclease/exonuclease/phosphatase family protein, which translates to MKSNQILLFIHIVIAVLLLCTLGNAWIPPNLLGNLNLLSLGFPYLILAHTVLTLIWIFKKQKIAIAFALGTLIFYNPIRRWINFSPKTENVKTIRDIKVLTFNVKYGEYGWDKVKNYIKEQDADIILVQEKDTNRAIKRDLIKYPSVILKTKHKILRQAELIDEKARGNSFYADIDINGKVIRIVNVYLEPFRLHKSMFTKLDGLGFGNISALLSHMTPTFLAHEDQVKRIRKMVDLSPYPVILAGDFNSVPNSYEYYNLGKDLQDAFLVAGKGSASSFHDYKVPLRIDYIFSSKSIIPLSYKVDQSVKLSDHYPVIAEFLLN; encoded by the coding sequence ATGAAGTCGAATCAGATATTACTATTTATACATATCGTTATTGCCGTTTTGTTGTTATGCACCTTAGGGAATGCATGGATTCCACCTAACCTTTTGGGCAATCTTAATCTTCTATCGCTTGGTTTCCCCTATCTTATACTGGCACATACAGTTCTTACACTAATATGGATCTTTAAAAAACAAAAAATAGCTATTGCTTTTGCATTAGGTACACTTATTTTCTATAACCCGATCAGACGATGGATCAACTTTTCTCCAAAAACAGAGAATGTGAAAACAATACGGGATATTAAAGTATTGACATTTAATGTAAAATATGGGGAATACGGCTGGGACAAAGTAAAAAATTATATCAAAGAACAGGATGCAGATATTATCCTTGTGCAGGAAAAAGATACCAACCGCGCCATAAAACGGGATCTTATAAAATATCCTTCTGTTATTCTGAAAACAAAACATAAAATTCTTAGACAGGCCGAGTTAATTGATGAAAAAGCGCGTGGAAATTCATTCTACGCTGATATTGATATCAATGGAAAAGTCATCAGAATAGTGAATGTTTATCTTGAGCCTTTCAGACTTCATAAATCTATGTTTACGAAACTTGACGGATTAGGTTTTGGAAATATTTCGGCATTACTTTCTCATATGACGCCCACATTTCTGGCCCATGAAGATCAGGTGAAAAGAATCAGAAAGATGGTAGATTTATCACCTTACCCGGTTATTTTAGCCGGAGATTTTAATTCTGTTCCCAATTCTTATGAATATTACAACCTGGGAAAAGATCTTCAGGATGCCTTTTTAGTAGCAGGAAAGGGAAGTGCAAGCAGTTTTCATGACTATAAAGTACCTTTGAGAATTGATTATATCTTCAGTTCAAAATCTATCATCCCTCTAAGCTATAAAGTAGACCAGTCTGTGAAATTATCGGATCACTATCCTGTAATTGCAGAATTTCTGCTAAATTAG
- a CDS encoding endonuclease/exonuclease/phosphatase family protein, which yields MKIFRLILFILHLGILVLLLGTLLNAYIPPKVFPWFNLLSLGFPVLMISYIILTIFWIFSWKKRAFVFMFLGLAFINPVKRWVNYSSPKNGNSEIKIVSFNTRAGGRGNPEIGPYLKSQNADVILLQEDSGREYQFEGYQKASPEVGVTVLTQHKIIGYKIIDPHDESVRIPGLQVDIEIRGKVYRFIDVYLHPFQFDKDMVRLNRNTDDNERKVKGVVKRLIPTFKKHQEQVGLIREVIENSPYPVILAGDFNSVPNSYEYYHLSDGLEDAFLTAGKGSATSFHDYKFPIRIDYLFSSKSLRAISYEVDRSVSISDHYPVIAKFSTENK from the coding sequence GTGAAGATTTTCCGCCTCATACTATTCATTTTACATCTTGGAATTCTGGTTTTACTGCTGGGAACATTATTGAACGCATATATTCCACCAAAGGTTTTTCCATGGTTTAATTTGCTTTCTTTAGGCTTTCCGGTGCTGATGATCTCTTATATCATTCTAACAATATTTTGGATATTCAGCTGGAAAAAGAGAGCTTTTGTATTTATGTTTCTGGGATTGGCTTTTATCAATCCTGTAAAACGATGGGTAAATTATTCTTCTCCTAAAAATGGAAATTCAGAAATAAAAATAGTCTCCTTCAATACCAGGGCGGGAGGAAGAGGAAATCCCGAAATCGGACCTTATCTGAAATCTCAGAATGCGGATGTTATTCTTCTGCAAGAGGATTCAGGGAGAGAATATCAATTTGAAGGGTACCAAAAAGCAAGTCCTGAAGTGGGCGTTACTGTCTTAACTCAACATAAGATTATTGGATATAAAATAATAGATCCACACGATGAAAGTGTAAGGATTCCCGGGCTGCAGGTTGATATTGAAATTAGAGGAAAGGTTTACCGGTTTATTGATGTTTATCTTCATCCGTTCCAATTTGACAAAGATATGGTGAGGCTTAATAGAAACACCGATGATAACGAAAGAAAAGTTAAGGGTGTTGTTAAAAGGTTGATTCCTACCTTTAAAAAACATCAGGAACAGGTTGGTTTGATTCGTGAAGTAATAGAAAATTCACCTTATCCTGTTATCCTTGCCGGAGACTTCAATTCTGTACCTAATTCTTACGAATATTACCATTTGTCAGATGGGCTTGAAGATGCATTTTTAACGGCAGGAAAGGGAAGTGCAACCAGTTTTCACGATTATAAATTCCCCATCAGGATAGACTATCTTTTTTCTTCAAAATCATTAAGGGCAATATCTTATGAAGTTGACCGTTCTGTAAGTATTTCAGATCATTATCCTGTCATCGCGAAATTTTCTACGGAGAATAAATAA
- a CDS encoding rhomboid family intramembrane serine protease produces the protein MFNNIPPITRNIIIINVIVFIVTYFMGNQMIGYLAGFYPFSPFFHSWQVVTHMFMHGSIMHILFNMMTLFSFGPILEQTLGDKKYLILYFVSGLGAFFLFNLWNFVEVQQLSRELEQLGFNVNAYLSGASVEFTGNTDSILKQKELLESFKGIVATPMVGASGAIFGVVAAFATLYPDSKIGIMFIPVPIKVKYLLPIIVVVSVYLGLSGNGGGIAHLAHVGGALVGWLLALNWKKHLYRFN, from the coding sequence ATGTTTAACAATATACCTCCAATTACAAGGAACATTATTATTATCAATGTTATAGTATTTATTGTTACCTACTTCATGGGAAACCAGATGATTGGTTATCTCGCGGGCTTTTATCCGTTCTCACCCTTTTTTCATTCGTGGCAGGTTGTTACACATATGTTCATGCATGGAAGTATCATGCATATTTTATTTAATATGATGACTCTCTTTAGCTTTGGTCCAATTCTGGAACAAACATTAGGAGATAAAAAATATTTGATTTTATACTTTGTAAGTGGTCTCGGGGCATTCTTCCTTTTTAATTTGTGGAACTTTGTAGAAGTTCAGCAGCTTTCCCGTGAGTTGGAACAACTAGGATTTAATGTAAATGCATATCTGTCCGGTGCAAGTGTTGAATTTACAGGGAATACAGATTCCATTCTTAAACAAAAAGAATTACTGGAAAGTTTCAAAGGTATTGTAGCCACACCCATGGTTGGTGCTTCCGGAGCAATTTTCGGAGTTGTAGCTGCATTTGCAACACTATATCCGGATTCTAAAATTGGAATCATGTTTATTCCGGTTCCGATTAAAGTAAAATATTTGCTGCCTATTATTGTTGTTGTTTCCGTATACCTTGGGCTTTCCGGAAATGGTGGTGGTATTGCTCACCTGGCTCACGTAGGAGGAGCCTTGGTAGGGTGGCTGCTGGCACTCAATTGGAAAAAGCATTTGTACAGATTCAATTAA
- the mutL gene encoding DNA mismatch repair endonuclease MutL — MSDIIQLLPDHVANQIAAGEVVQRPASIVKELLENAIDADATKIELIIRDAGKNLIQVVDDGKGMSETDARMAFERHATSKIKGTEDIFKIATKGFRGEALASIAAVSQVELRTKQQDTSIGTNIYIEGGVFQFQDPVQTADGSNFLVKNLFYNVPARRKFLKNNNIEFRHVIDEFQRVALAHENLEFSLFHDDEAVFRLRKGSQMQRIVDVFGRKLQPLLIPIKEDIIWCKLHGFVAKPEGAKKARGEQFLFVNGRYFRSPYFNKAVQEAFEGLLQPGYVPSFFLFLELDPEKIDVNIHPQKTEVKFEDEHLIFALLRSTIKRSLGIYNVSPSLDFDRDPELDEMMNKPIPSKGNGGGSGFVKMPEIIVDKDYNPFLEEKNVVHPEEIQNLTEMYHQNITAEPSKINLFEDEDFDEDLMRLPNGYWLFNKGDVTLMLDLGRMHRLLVSEGNKSTRKSNTNSHALLFSLEYHMNEIEKTKYNSIKKYLPELGFDMKIAHESVLRIDSLPEGLKETQAMKFLENLFEILEYKTEEEFLQYYHNQWSKMQSKSRFDFIYKKDAEQLIKDFTALGFPEFLPDGKRCYYEVPFNDFKNKF, encoded by the coding sequence ATGTCAGATATTATTCAGCTTTTACCGGATCATGTAGCGAACCAAATTGCAGCGGGAGAGGTGGTGCAGCGGCCTGCATCCATCGTGAAAGAACTTTTGGAAAACGCTATAGATGCAGATGCAACAAAGATTGAATTGATCATCAGAGATGCCGGGAAAAACCTTATTCAGGTGGTAGATGACGGAAAAGGAATGTCCGAAACAGATGCACGAATGGCATTTGAAAGACATGCTACCTCCAAAATCAAAGGAACAGAAGATATCTTTAAGATTGCCACAAAAGGCTTCCGTGGTGAAGCTCTGGCCTCTATTGCAGCCGTTTCTCAGGTAGAGCTCAGAACGAAACAGCAAGACACATCTATTGGAACCAACATTTATATCGAAGGTGGGGTTTTCCAGTTTCAGGACCCGGTTCAGACGGCAGACGGATCAAATTTTTTAGTAAAAAATCTTTTCTATAACGTTCCTGCAAGAAGGAAGTTTTTGAAAAATAATAATATTGAATTCAGGCACGTAATTGATGAATTTCAGCGTGTTGCATTGGCTCATGAGAATCTGGAGTTTTCTCTTTTTCATGATGACGAAGCTGTTTTCAGACTGAGAAAAGGAAGCCAGATGCAGCGTATCGTAGATGTTTTCGGAAGAAAACTTCAGCCGCTTTTGATTCCTATTAAAGAAGATATTATCTGGTGCAAGCTGCATGGTTTTGTTGCCAAGCCTGAAGGAGCCAAGAAAGCAAGAGGAGAGCAGTTTCTTTTTGTGAACGGAAGGTATTTCAGAAGTCCATACTTCAATAAAGCAGTACAGGAGGCCTTTGAAGGATTGCTTCAGCCCGGATATGTACCTTCATTTTTCCTTTTTCTGGAGCTTGATCCGGAGAAAATTGATGTGAATATCCATCCGCAGAAAACCGAAGTGAAATTTGAAGATGAACATCTTATTTTTGCTTTGCTCCGCTCAACCATCAAAAGATCTTTAGGGATCTATAATGTTTCTCCAAGCCTTGATTTCGACAGAGATCCGGAATTGGATGAAATGATGAATAAGCCAATACCAAGTAAAGGAAACGGTGGAGGAAGCGGTTTTGTAAAAATGCCTGAAATCATTGTAGACAAAGATTATAATCCTTTCCTGGAAGAAAAAAATGTAGTACATCCGGAAGAAATTCAGAATCTTACGGAAATGTACCATCAGAATATTACTGCAGAGCCTTCAAAGATCAATTTATTTGAAGATGAAGATTTTGATGAAGATTTGATGAGACTTCCAAACGGTTACTGGCTTTTCAATAAAGGAGATGTTACGCTGATGCTGGATCTCGGAAGAATGCACAGATTATTGGTTTCTGAAGGAAATAAATCTACCAGAAAATCAAACACAAACAGTCATGCCCTTCTATTTTCTCTGGAATATCATATGAATGAGATTGAGAAGACAAAATATAATTCGATTAAAAAATATCTTCCGGAATTAGGGTTTGACATGAAAATTGCTCATGAAAGTGTACTTCGAATAGATTCTCTTCCTGAAGGACTGAAAGAAACCCAGGCGATGAAATTCCTGGAAAACCTTTTTGAAATCCTTGAATACAAGACAGAAGAAGAATTTTTGCAGTATTACCATAATCAGTGGAGCAAAATGCAATCGAAGTCAAGATTTGACTTTATTTATAAAAAAGATGCGGAACAGCTTATCAAAGATTTTACAGCACTAGGCTTCCCGGAGTTTTTACCAGATGGGAAAAGATGCTATTATGAAGTTCCGTTCAACGATTTTAAAAACAAATTTTAA
- a CDS encoding YoaK family protein, with the protein MLRNYSNSRTLGDNIRLGTLTAFTAGTINIASLLIFLSFTSNVTGHYAILAAEISKGNWTQVAVVGGWIFLFFFGSFLSNFIVINFNKKSKYFAHSMPIVLEIICLLFVGIYGQFYYQKTLEETEYLVALMLFATGLQNGLTASISNFSVKTTHLTGTTTDLGILVSMFTQKKYRKNGELIGRAKLLMSIMLAYVMGAVFSGLTYYYLEFRVFYVISLCLLIVIGYDAYKIHIRHFNTKYRYNRIYRKPNVFAYLYEKIHGIPQREKKRKLVFED; encoded by the coding sequence ATGTTAAGAAATTATAGTAACAGCAGGACACTGGGAGATAATATCAGGTTGGGGACGCTGACTGCCTTCACGGCAGGTACTATAAACATTGCTTCCCTATTGATATTTCTTTCTTTTACCTCGAATGTAACGGGACACTATGCTATTTTAGCGGCAGAAATAAGTAAAGGAAACTGGACTCAGGTTGCCGTCGTAGGTGGATGGATCTTTTTATTCTTCTTCGGAAGCTTTCTATCCAACTTTATTGTCATCAATTTTAATAAGAAAAGTAAATATTTTGCCCATTCTATGCCTATTGTGCTGGAAATTATATGTCTTCTTTTCGTGGGAATATACGGACAGTTTTATTATCAGAAAACATTAGAAGAAACCGAATATTTGGTAGCATTAATGCTTTTTGCCACCGGACTGCAAAACGGTCTTACAGCAAGTATCTCCAACTTCTCTGTGAAAACCACACACCTTACCGGAACAACCACTGACCTGGGAATTCTGGTATCTATGTTTACACAGAAAAAATACAGAAAAAACGGTGAACTGATTGGCAGAGCAAAACTTCTGATGAGTATTATGCTTGCCTATGTTATGGGAGCCGTGTTCTCGGGATTGACTTATTATTACCTGGAATTCAGAGTCTTTTATGTAATCAGTCTATGTCTTCTGATTGTCATAGGGTATGATGCCTATAAAATTCATATCCGCCACTTCAATACGAAGTACAGATACAACAGGATTTACAGAAAGCCCAATGTATTTGCTTACCTGTATGAGAAAATCCATGGAATTCCTCAAAGAGAGAAGAAAAGAAAGCTTGTCTTTGAAGATTAA
- a CDS encoding sensor histidine kinase: protein MFNKVITNQTKTMVLLMLVFTAIILLFSGLVYFSIVNFSHQRFYELLKIRTATIVQIEKSKDHLDLPENYILNSLNDEELPMEKDYVFAVPRDSNFKKISQEVHIPDYFFKNIIKEGESNYNDQEFYYIGQSFRYDDKDYIAIASAKNHYVIYYLGFLKRTLLTCIVLSLFFSMIFSFYLSKTLFRPILKITGKVKEISSENLHLRLESQPDNKELNELVDTFNDMLNRIETSFETQNHLIGNVSHELRTPLTSIMGEADVALSISRTADEYKETLGIILDEAEKLDKKIKALLMIAQTGFDGKIQKMDKVRIDQLLWDVIETLRRIDSRNNIYLDISMLPDNPKKLKVQGNEQLLHLAVANIISNGCKYSNFQQVKVSLGATNTDVYIIVKDNGIGIPEVEMNKIYDPFFRASNTNNYEGYGIGLPLARNIVRMHHGELIVSSHENQGTTVQMRFPNFYSMQKGE, encoded by the coding sequence ATGTTTAATAAAGTCATTACAAATCAGACCAAAACGATGGTGCTTTTGATGTTGGTTTTTACCGCCATCATTTTGCTGTTCAGTGGGTTGGTTTATTTTTCTATTGTTAATTTCTCACACCAAAGGTTTTATGAACTGCTGAAGATCAGGACTGCAACCATTGTTCAGATCGAAAAAAGCAAAGATCATCTCGACCTTCCGGAAAACTATATTCTCAATAGTTTAAATGATGAGGAACTTCCGATGGAAAAAGACTATGTTTTTGCCGTTCCCAGAGATTCCAATTTCAAAAAAATATCCCAGGAAGTTCATATTCCTGATTACTTCTTTAAAAATATTATCAAGGAAGGGGAATCCAATTATAATGACCAGGAATTCTATTATATAGGACAAAGCTTCAGATATGATGATAAAGATTATATAGCTATTGCTTCTGCCAAAAACCATTATGTCATTTATTATCTTGGCTTTCTAAAAAGGACACTGCTTACCTGTATTGTTCTTTCACTGTTTTTCAGTATGATCTTTTCTTTTTATCTGTCGAAAACCTTATTCAGGCCTATCTTAAAAATTACAGGAAAAGTAAAGGAAATCAGTTCTGAAAATCTTCACTTACGACTGGAGTCTCAGCCTGATAACAAAGAGCTTAATGAACTGGTAGATACATTCAATGATATGCTCAACCGTATTGAAACTTCTTTTGAGACTCAGAATCACCTGATCGGAAATGTTTCCCACGAATTGAGAACTCCTCTTACATCCATTATGGGTGAAGCTGATGTAGCGCTTTCTATCAGCAGAACAGCAGACGAATACAAAGAAACTCTTGGTATCATTCTGGATGAAGCCGAAAAGCTGGATAAAAAAATCAAAGCCTTACTCATGATTGCCCAAACCGGATTCGATGGAAAGATTCAGAAAATGGACAAGGTGAGAATTGATCAGTTGCTTTGGGATGTTATTGAAACCCTCAGAAGAATTGATTCCCGAAATAATATCTATCTGGATATCAGTATGCTTCCTGATAATCCGAAAAAACTGAAAGTGCAGGGGAATGAACAGCTGCTCCATCTTGCAGTAGCCAATATTATCAGTAACGGCTGTAAATATTCTAACTTTCAGCAGGTGAAAGTTTCTCTGGGAGCTACCAATACAGATGTCTACATCATTGTAAAAGACAATGGTATCGGGATTCCTGAGGTAGAAATGAATAAAATCTACGACCCGTTCTTCAGAGCCTCCAATACAAACAACTACGAAGGTTATGGAATTGGGCTTCCACTAGCAAGAAATATTGTAAGAATGCACCACGGTGAACTGATCGTAAGCTCACACGAGAATCAGGGAACTACAGTGCAGATGCGCTTCCCAAATTTCTATAGTATGCAGAAAGGAGAATAG
- a CDS encoding response regulator transcription factor encodes MKKIILIEDETSVVSFIKKGLQENGYEISVAFDGRTGVQLVQANDFDLVILDIMLPEMNGLDVCKEIRKTNQSVPILFLTALGTSENIVLGLESGGDDYLVKPFKFIELVARVKSLLRRSNNNGPQEIAEPEPDNEHVFQFSDLMVNDYTKKVTRGGEDISLTSTEYKLLLYFLNNPEKVISRAEILDAVWGVNYELGTNVVDVYVNYLRKKLDSQDDNKLIHTVIGMGYVLKKT; translated from the coding sequence ATGAAAAAAATTATTCTTATCGAAGACGAAACCAGTGTGGTATCTTTTATTAAAAAGGGACTTCAGGAAAACGGGTATGAAATTTCTGTAGCTTTTGACGGGCGTACAGGAGTACAGCTGGTGCAGGCTAATGATTTCGATCTGGTAATTTTAGATATTATGCTTCCAGAAATGAATGGTCTGGATGTGTGCAAAGAAATAAGAAAAACCAATCAGAGCGTTCCTATTTTATTTCTGACTGCGTTGGGAACTTCGGAGAACATTGTTCTCGGACTGGAAAGCGGTGGTGATGATTATCTGGTAAAACCTTTTAAATTTATTGAATTGGTGGCCCGTGTGAAGTCTCTGCTAAGAAGAAGCAATAATAACGGCCCGCAGGAAATTGCTGAACCGGAGCCGGATAATGAACATGTTTTTCAGTTTTCGGATCTGATGGTGAATGATTATACCAAGAAAGTAACCCGTGGCGGGGAAGATATTTCTCTTACTTCCACAGAATATAAACTCCTGCTGTATTTTCTGAATAACCCGGAAAAAGTAATTTCAAGAGCGGAAATTCTGGATGCAGTCTGGGGCGTAAATTATGAGCTGGGAACCAATGTGGTGGATGTATATGTCAACTATTTAAGGAAAAAGCTCGATAGTCAGGATGATAATAAACTGATTCATACCGTTATAGGAATGGGGTATGTGTTGAAAAAAACATAA
- a CDS encoding helix-turn-helix domain-containing protein, whose product MNDFLIGIGKRLKDIRKKNNLTINDLAFKANVSNGLVSRIENGRTIPSLPVLLDLIQSLEIDASYFFEGVEKKSNAKFIYVPKENQQVIEKEVEAEGFKYMHIFSKSLHSLGFEAVLLTLEPNSKREKVITDAWEFKYILKGEVKYVIDNEEIILKEGDSLYFNGKFPHVPVSISDESCVMLVLYFYTA is encoded by the coding sequence ATGAACGATTTTTTAATAGGTATCGGTAAGAGATTAAAGGATATTAGAAAAAAGAATAATTTAACCATCAATGATCTGGCTTTCAAAGCGAATGTGAGTAACGGTCTTGTTTCCAGAATTGAAAACGGCAGAACCATCCCTTCACTTCCTGTTCTGTTGGATCTTATTCAGTCTCTTGAGATTGATGCCAGTTATTTTTTTGAAGGGGTTGAGAAAAAATCCAATGCCAAATTCATCTATGTTCCAAAAGAAAACCAGCAGGTTATAGAAAAAGAGGTAGAAGCTGAAGGATTCAAATATATGCATATCTTCAGCAAAAGTCTTCATTCTTTGGGATTTGAAGCGGTGTTGCTGACTCTTGAACCCAATTCTAAAAGGGAGAAGGTGATTACCGATGCCTGGGAATTTAAATATATTCTGAAAGGAGAAGTAAAATATGTGATTGATAATGAAGAAATCATTTTAAAAGAGGGAGATTCTCTTTATTTCAACGGTAAGTTTCCTCATGTTCCCGTAAGTATCAGCGATGAAAGCTGTGTGATGCTTGTTCTTTACTTTTATACCGCTTAA